CATCCGACTCTATGATTAACTATGAGAGCTCCAATTCTTGGGCAAAAAGGATGCCACACTCAATAGCAAGTACTTCTACTTCAGAGGCAGTGAATAGGCCAAAAAGGTACCTTGAGCATGCTGTTACCACCAAGCCTTAGGAGTCTTTAATGATCACCCCCATACTTGAGTTCCTTCCATTTTCTGATGTAGCTCCATCCACATTAATTTTAACCATACCAGCTAGTGGGGCTACCCATCTATTGCCCTCATGAGGCCTAAGAAGGCTTAAGTGCAAGATTGCCTCCTTAAAGTCCTGTAAATACCTTCTAGCAAAGCTCTAAATTTGATTGGGGGACTGGCAAGCCGACTCATGCACCATCTGGTTCCTATTGTACCAGATTGACCATGCCGTGACAAAGAAAAATCCAAGGGGCCTGAAGGGATCTTAATAGGGTGGCCCAACCAGCAGTCCCAAACTATCCTAGCGATGCTGCAAGTAATTAGGGAATGAGAGATTGACTCAGGTCCTCTTTCACAGCATGGGCAAAGCTCATCAATATCAACCCCTCTCTTTTTTAAGTTTACCGTTGGTGGGAGGCCATCCATACATGCTTTTCACACAGAGATTTTTGTCTTTGCTGGGATTTTAAGATGCCATAACCTTTTCAAAAGAGCATTCCTACCATCCCCAGTGGAACTTTCTCCTTCATCCTCCATTCCAATCACCTTGAGGGCAATGTAATAAGCACTTTTAACTGTAAATTCCCCCTTTCTATTACCAACCCATATAATCTTGTCCTCAGGCAGATTATAGCATAGTGGAATATTAAGAATGGTGTTTGCCTCAAAAGGAAGGAAAACAGATTTGACAATATCAACTTTCCATCTTCTAGTATCTCTATCAATTAGCGAGGAGACCATGGGAAAGTCATTAAACAActttgggggagggggggggggggggggagattaCCTTGTAGGTTATGGGCGTGAGCATCCATTTGTCATCTCAAATGTGGATCAAATTTCCATTACTTACTCGCCATCGGGTTCCTTGCTTAATCACTTCCAACCCATTCAAGTGTATGAGGGATTTGACCCAAGCTTTGCTTGGAGGACATCTCCATGGGGATAGTATCGGGCTTTGTAGATTCGAGCCACAAGGGAGTCTTGTTTTGTTAGCAACCTCCAGCCTTGCTTTGCTAACATAGCAAGGTTGAAAGCTTGAAGGTTTTAGAATCCCATTCCTCCTCTAAGCTTTGACTTACACAACTTATTCCAACTCACccaagctattttttttttcttttttatgctgtccccaccaaaatcttcGCATCAACCCTTCCATCTCATCACACAAACCCTTTGGTGGTTGAAAACAACTCATTGCATATGTCAGAATTGCTTAGGCAACTGTTTTATGAGGACCTCCTTGCCGCCTATAGATAGtattttttccttccaacccgACAGCTTTTTCCCCactctctctttgatttctGTGAAGACTTCAGTTTTTGACTTGCCAATAATAGATGGTAGGCCAAGATACTTGGAGTGCCGAGAGTCACTCATAGGTCCAAGGGTACTCATTACCTTATTCTTCACTTCTTCAGGGGTATTACGActaaaaaatattgatgatTTATCAGTATTAACCTTTTGACCAAATGTAGCTTCGTAGAGTTGGAGGATATCAATGAGTTGTTGGCACTCATAGACACTTACTTTACAAAACAGCAGGCTATTGTCCGCGAAGAAAAGATGGGTGACCATTGGAGCCTCTACTAATGGTTATACCACTCAACATTTGATTTTGGACAGCATTATTGATTAGAGAGGAAAACCGAGGATTCTGGCATTTTAcccctaattttttaaaaaaattagcaatatgctcctgtttgcaaactatataggagcgtgcccctgtttcgatactcgattatcctaaaatcgagttcaattacatactcgatttgtagaaaatcgagttatgcccgatcaaacttaaaaaaaatatataaaaaaaaatttccatggaacttgagtttcaggaaatcgagttccatgcaaaaaaaaaaaatttataagtgtGATTGCCCTATATTCAGggagacctatagtggcgtttttaatccctatagtgacgttttaaagccctatagcggcgttttcctgcaaaatttttttataagtccccataccaagttcaaggggccctatagtgacgtttttaagccctatagcggcgttttggaactcgacttccctaaaatcgagttccatgctttttttttttatttatttttttttttatagttttattcggcataactcgattttctacaaatcgagtatttcattgaaactcgattttaaggtaatcaagtatcgaaacaggggcatatccctatatagtttcgaaataggggcatattgctaaattttttaaaaattaagggcaaaaggctagaatctccGAGGAAAACCATCTGCACATAACAAGAATAAATATAAGGATAAAGGGTCTCCTTGACGGAGACCTTTAGTGGGGATTGTACTTCCATAAGCCACGCCATTCATCAATAAAAAGTAGGAAATAGTAGTTATGTAGTGCATTATGAGACTTATCCATCTTTcatgaaaacttattttttccatAACCTTCTCAATAAATGCCCATTATACTCTATCCTAAGCCTTGCTCATGTCCAATTTTACTGCCATGTAGCCcttttttccatcttttttgTGTTCCAAATAATGCATAAGTTTGAAGGCAACCAGGACATTGTTTTTGATTAGCCTTTTAGAAAGGAAAGCACTTtgattttctattataatatgGGGCAGGATTGCCTTTATCGATTGGCAAGACCTTTGATATGAGCTTGTCGGCCACATTACTTAAGCTAATGGGTTTATATTCAGTCATTTTGGATGGACTATTTGTTTTTAAGACTAAAGTGATGttggttttattaatttcagTAATGGACATGTTACAATTCAAAACATTCAACACCATGCTAGTACCATCAGTACAAATCACATCccaatatttttggaaaaaaatagcGGACATGCCATCTGGGCCAGGGGCTTTAGTTGGGTGCATTTGCTTGAGGGCTGTCTCCACCTCCTCCTTGGTGAATTGCTTGATGAGACTTTGATTCATTTTAGGCGTGACTCTAGTTGGGATTGCTCTAGTGAGCTTTGAGATACGGCTAGGATGGGAGGTTGTATACAATTTTTCAAAGTAGGATACATCAACGTCTGCAATACTCTTGATGGAGTCACACCAATTCCCATTTTCATCCAAGATTCCATAAAtggtattttcctttctttggtCTGAGGCTTTGGAGTGAAAATACTTGGAATTATGATCCCCTGAGTTCATCCATTGTACCTTTGTTCGCTGACGCCACATTATTTCCTCTCTATCCAAGAGGTAATTAATCTCTTTCCTCAGCTTGTTGATTTCACTACCCAAGTTTCCATCCCTTTCTCTAAGGACTAGATCATTGAGAGTCCTTCTCTTGTTTTGGCACATGTCCAAAGACTGATTTGTTCCATCTTGACAGATCAGCAGCGCATCGTTTAAGCCTATCAGCTATCCCATTTGCAGTGTTTACCTTCAAACACCCTTCCCAAGTAGCCTTAATAACAGCTTTGCAATCTTCTCTTTTAGTCCACATAGCCTCATAATGGAATCTTCGCTTTTTAGGAGGCTTCTGTGGCAGAGTATCAATGACTAATAAGGCACAATGGTCTGATGTGGAATCCACCAAATGGTACACCCTTATTTCTCTATAGTGATCAATCCAATCAGTCGTGGCCAATGCTTTATCCAACCTTAAATATACTCTATCATCCCCTTCTTGCATATTGCACCATGTAAAATTAGGCCCACAATACcccaaatccttgaatctacaTTCATGTATTGCTTCCCGAAAGTCTTCCATCTATTTTTGAGGTCTCATTACTCCTCTTTTTTCTTCCATGGATACTATCTCATTGAAGTCTCCAAAACACATCCATGGCaatttatatcttttgtttaGAGTTCGGAGCAGGTTCCAAGACTCCTTTCTCCGATGGGTTTCTAGGTGCCCATAAAACCCAATAATACGCCTCTTGAAACCAGATGAAGGATCAGTAACAATTGCATCAATGTCATTGTCTAAATACCCTTGTACTTCCACCGAAATGTCCCTTTTCTAAAGTAATGCTATTCCTCCACTTCTACCCGAGCTTGGAACGATCAACCCATTAGCAAAGTtgctttctccttttctttttccatagctttcttctttagttttgtctccGATAGGAAGACAATTTTGGGATCCCATCATTGCACAAATTTGTGCAACACTCTAACTAATCTGGGGTTCCCAACCCCTTGACAGTTCCACCCAAAAGCTATCATTGTTCTTGGCGGTGCTGCACTGCAGCCACCGTCGTTTCATCAGGAAATGAAGCACTCCCATCAACATTTCTATCACAGACTCTTTTTTGACTCCTTCCTTctattaaaaatagattttctaCATTATCAAGCCATTTTTTACTTGTCTTAGGGGATAGCATGACCATCTTTGCATCTTGGGCTTTACCCACTTCTTTGGCTATTTTCTTCCATTTAGCTTTAGTACcgaccttttttccttttcttgggtTGCCTTTATATTCTTTTGCTTCCCCACTTGCTTGTACCTCTATTCTAGACTCTATTATGGGCTTTAATGGGCTAGACACTTACAGATTTTCTTCATTAGGCCCACTTAACTTACCAACCCTTGACTGGATGTCCTGGTTGCCTTTGAAAACTGCCTTGACCAGATCTTTTCTAGTTACCATTTGCTTGTCACGTGTTCCACTTTCTGACTTCGTCCCATGCCCTATCTTTTCATCACTGTCCCATCTGTGCAGGTTGTTCAGTGCCATTGGACTTGCTACATCCATTCTTGTCCTTTCCCCTGAATTTTGTTCTTTGGTCACATTGAAATTTAAAACACCACTTAGCCCGCCGCTCCTCCTTTCCTCTGCTTGTACGGATGGCCCAATGTTTTCTGTCCCCAATTGGGATTTTGATCTTGTATCTTCACTTTCCATGCTTTCCTAACTTTTGTGACTTGTTGGTTTTGCCTTGTCATCAATTAACCGTAATAAAGTGGTGATAgtatcatggttttaaaaaccgaaccggtcaaagaaccgttttttttttaaatttccggTTCAACCTCGGTTTTTGACCGGTTTTTGGCCGGTTTTCCGGTTGTTGACCGGTTATTGACCGGTTTTAGAGCTTTTAACCGGACCGGATTGGCTTCCGGTTCCCGGTTGAACCGGTCGGATCGGCCGGTCCGGTCCAGTTTTTAAAACAGTGGATAGTATTAAGGCCAATTTAGTGTGGGTTTGAATGcaaaattctataaaataaattgaataatcctttttcttttggaataaTATtgacaacttattttttttattttttcatgtttgaaaagaaaaaatcaataatgATGGAACTGTGTtgtggaatttttattttattttattttttatattgtattgTGGAAAAAGgtaaagcttaaaaaaaaaaaaaatagtgtggtgtaatttttcaaaattctgttTGAAAATGGAAATAGAAAATTGATGGATTGTGATTATCAAATCCACAAAAATATGACTTTAATTATTGGATACTCttagagtaccataaatgcgtactccccccTCTCATATAATTGTAGgtcccattaattaaatttatggtgggactcacaattcatgtgagagagggagtatgcatttatgatatccttggagtattcaataatttttccaCTTTGTAGACATTTTTTACAACTGTCCTAAATTTTAGtagtaactaaaaaaaaaagaaaaaagaaaaaaaaactgatggattataatttttaatttttaattaagtttattgatcgaatgAAATTTGACGtgtatgttaagaatataaataacatgcaatctaacagttagattttcaaattaaattcatatccaataaaaagatataaaaggaGTTTGAAGgatttctctctaaactagtttggatAAAAACCTTGTCTAATATTAAGATCAATTTGACATTGGTTCAAAcccaaaattctaaaaaaattgaaagttttgataatttgatggaAAATAGTACCTAAATGCTTATTCCGATAAGTTAAATGGGGGGAGGAGGACTAGGAAATTTCAAGCTAAAAGAGGACATTACAACTGTCCtaaattttactttctttgttgGAAATATTTTGCAAATGATACTAATCTATTTGATCTTAGAACCTAGAATAATGATATTTCGTGATATTAGGGTTGTAAATGAGTCAAGCTGAGCTGAGTATTAAAAGTTTAGAtttgttcttttaattttactaGTAAGTTGCCCATGCAATGCATAGataatattgtaatattttatgtaagatgattttggagaatgttatacatatattatagcaATATTGTTATAGAACTTTGTTAGTAATAAGTTCATCATAAGaagtaacaaaaaataaaataaatttacctATAGAGGTTTTAGTGGCTTGATGGTGGTGGGAGGCTAGCATGAAGAGGGTCACCCTCTAGtttcctctttttctctcccttacaaatgtttaataaatatcaagtcttttattttggtaatagtgAAACAATGCATTTCATTTAACAATCAACATTTTTGTGGTAATAGTGAAACAATGAATTCATTTAACAATCCACATTTTCGTGTCTTTCTATCTCTCTCCAGGCCGTTATTTGGTtaacttaattattattattatttttattattattttttgcttttgatttttaatactaaaacaTTGGAAATGCTAAAAGTCataaagaagagagaagggTGTGGTATAAGCTCATGCAAATAATGAGAGATTAATgagataatagtaaaaatagtTTAATATGGTCTTTGGGtaacaataaaaagaattaatgaaaagaggcaaaaaaaagaaaaaaattaaatgcaaaattagagtgtCACATGGCAGGACCTCATACACTCCTGCATGAGGtctttgcttatatatatatgaaagtttaaatagtgtgtaaaacacccttgaacgtttagacccccaattacaaaataaccaattcaagctttatgtcaaacaactagtgtgcggaaaacgctataaaacagaattggtaaacaatctaagccaatttaaaatcacaacccacagcagataataaaaggcaaagataaaagggaaggaagattcaaacacaaggacaacacgcgatgtgttatcgaagaggaaaccgaagccctcagcataaaacctctccgccgccctccaagcggtaagtaatccactagaaaatgtagttgagatacatggacagcaatagaccctccaagcctaatctacctagtgcacctaagccctttaagcttcttgctccaacgaggttgtgccgaacctatttcttttctagcttcccggatttcACTACTTGACCGTatcatcaaccaatgtagattggttcattcctaactgcttcccagaacaccaaatagccctctcacagtaatggatatggtgagaaaaggttttggtaaaatgcctctcaagggtttaacaatggagaggaagagagttgaggaatttgaagagactcttatgtaaagaatgtagatgaatcaatcttgttttactctagggtttctctctcaaaattctctctcgaagctctctttcttttgtgggtataagaggtatttatactggggtgagaatggaatgtgaagagtcaggtttttcaaaacaggggtggctcgcggcttgactgagtcgcgagatccagccgcgcgataacagaacggccagttgtcctattttgtcctgtagtgctccagctagcatgacgcttcaacttctggcatgcttggcacgtgtgctactTCTGGtaacttgcagccgcgagtcacccacaagatccagccgcgagactttgttttcttgcacactcttgagcattcaacattctatctcactcactacccttacaacaaacccacctaaatacagggttactaattgctgaaatacaagcaaatttggcacagaatatagcgaacaagatggttgattaaattcaaccttacaatctccccatttggttattccgtgacaaaaccctaaaacagactctagacttaacatgtgagttgggaacagttgagcatAACTCAcccacacctaattctagaaactgtgagacacttgaatcatatgaatatgaaactcctgaaacacaacaatacaccatgatcgtTGTATGtagaaaacatgaaatgcatatgaaacaggcataaagtgatcaagcaaagatgaagttaagaaacaaaccatgacttgatcaaacaagtaatcactacaaggtagtgatcacaatgctcattcacacttgaaatgaatacttgaacatacaagctaacaagaacaatgcaagttacttgtatgcccaacacttaaccaatgcataatacactaagtatatgcatctaggaacaatcctataatggcacaagagtgacagtacttaaccagaaaatgcatgacatttagatagaagtattgatttaacaaaaacatagaGGCTACATAAAgtatggtacaaaccataacgCCTAcaagaaaccctaaaagcttacaaaagcagcatgggtacaaacacaatatAAACAGAATAACAACTTAAACTGAAAAACAACTTAAAGTAAAGTATTGAAACTGCTTGCAGAAACACTCCCGCTTAGGTAAtttcctccccctctgatcaagctatcactccccctttcaTTACATTCCCCTCCCTTATGAcatcatctccccctttttgtcatggaatagctacaCATTCTCTTCTAGCTTCCTCTGAatctgatccaattgagtttggagtgaggtaaacttcatatcccatcgagtgctgtgatggtgtagagtagaTGTGAGTCCGGACATCTTGGTATTCAATTCGTGTATAGAGGAtacaatgtgatcaagtttttcGTCAAGGGAGAGGGTGCTGAAATGCGAACCACTGTGAGATGTGGAAGTTTccggtttggctctcttccgactatgacCAATGCTTGcgttgaatgtacgcatgttgattggactcggttttgAGCAAGGAGATTCAtctgccgttggataaattcctttgagcttcaagatccttgAAATGAGACAGCAGAAAGGAACACATA
This genomic stretch from Quercus robur chromosome 4, dhQueRobu3.1, whole genome shotgun sequence harbors:
- the LOC126721590 gene encoding uncharacterized protein LOC126721590, which gives rise to MVTHLFFADNSLLFCKVSVYECQQLIDILQLYEATFGQKVNTDKSSIFFSRNTPEEVKNKVMSTLGPMSDSRHSKYLGLPSIIGKSKTEVFTEIKERVGKKLSGWKEKILSIGGKEVLIKQLPKQF